Part of the Bacteroidota bacterium genome is shown below.
CGAGACACGCATATTGCGCTGGAGGGGGTGGTTGTGCAGAAGCAAAATCGCGTACCCGAAGGTGTTGACTATGCACCGCCACCGGATGGGTATGCGCTTTACAATGTCAGCATAGCAACTACGTTTGCCATGCAAGCGCCCGTGCGCCTGAGCCTCGAGTTACACAATGCACTGAACACAGCATACAGAGATTATTTGAGCCGCTTCCGGTACTATACAGATGAACCCGGGAGAAGTCTCATTTTAAGGTTACAGGTACCGCTTGGCAATCAGAACTAGCGCCCTATAGCAGCGCTACTGAATTCAGAAGCAGATTAAAGGAGAACATATGCATATTTTCGAAACGGCGTCATTACAGGCGCTACCGAGCTTCCCGAGGCGTCCGGACCAGTTAGCTATTGTGAAGCGTGAGATGCCTGATGGTGCTGACGCCTTTTTCCAGCAACTCATGCAGACGCCTTTTGGGGTAATCGGACAAGTGTTCAAAGAATCCGCCAGGGATGACATTCAATACATTCTTGAAGGCGATATCCCTGCCGCGCTGCAGGCTGACCCTTTTTATGTGCACTGGCTGGCAGATATGGCAGCTGTGTGCAGCGTTTTTGCTGATACGTTGGGATTGGAATCCACTGGGTTTTATTTGGGCACCGAACGTGGTTGCCGGCGCTATCACATAGACAGTGTGCCACTAAGAGCACTGGTCACCTACGCCGGCAAAGGCACAGAGTACCTGCCCGACGAAGCTGCTGATCGACAGGCCTATGCGGACGGCAAGCCCAATGAGGAGATCTTAAAAGACCCGACTGCAATCAGATTTGTCGACCCCTGGAATGTCGTGGTTTTTCGGGGGGGGCCAAATGGCTTGCTCCACCGAACACCAGATGCCGCCCTGAGTGGTCCGTCCATTCTGTTGCGTCTGGACCATCCCAAATTCTGGGAGAAGATGTTGACAACGCAGCAGAAAGAAGAAGCTTGGCTGTCAAAAGAAGTGCAACCAACCATCACATCTATTTATTTACCTGATTAAGTCACACACCTCTAAAATTAAATGGAAACAAGCGAACAAATACACCCCGATCAATCTTTTTCGCCTTTACCGGTAACTGTACTATCTGGATTCCTGGGTGCTGGTAAAACGACGCTGTTAAACCGCATCCTTTCAAATCGTGAAGGCTTGCGGGTTGCTGTTATTGTAAACGACATGAGCGAGATCAATGTGGATGCTGCGCTGGTGCAATCAGGAGAGACAGCGCTTCGCCGTACAGATGAACGCCTTGTAGAAATGTCAAATGGGTGTATCTGCTGTACGCTGCGTGAGGACCTCCTGATAGAAGTCCAAAACCTCGCAAAAGAAGGCGCTTTTGACTATCTGCTAATCGAATCAAGTGGTATTAGCGAGCCTTTGCCGGTAGCTGAAACGTTTACCTTTGAGGATGAAAGTGGGGTATCGCTGTCTGAATGGGCTACGTTAGACACCATGGTCTCTGTTGTAGACGCCAGTGGCTTCTTCGAGGAGTTGCGTTCCATTGAGCGTTTGAAAGACCGGGGTCTGGAAATAGGAGAGGAAGACGAACGCACCATTGCGGAATTATTGATTGACCAGGTAGAGTTTGCTGACGTTATTTTGCTCAATAAAATTGAGACGGTAACAACGGAGGATAAAGACCTTGTTCGTCAAACCCTTAAGCGCTTGAACCCACGCGCGCAGATTTATGAAACACAGTATTCTGATGTACCGCTCGACAAGGTTGTAGGGACAGAACTGTTCGACTTTGCCGTAGCTTCCGAGTCTGCCGGCTGGCTACAAGAGATGCGCGGTACGCATGTACCTGAGACCGAAGAATACGGTATTTCAAGTTTTGTATATCGCGCCCGGTTGCCATTTAATCCTGACCGCCTCCACGAATTTTTCCGGAGCAAATGGCCTGGTGTTTTACGCTCGAAAGGGGTATTCTGGATTGCTTCTATGCCTCAGATGATGCTCGTCTGGAGCCACGCCGGCCGCTTCAAAAACTGGAATGCTGTAGGCAACTGGTGGGCTGATGTCCCGAGGGAGCGATGGCCGCAGGATCCGTACATGCAGGATGAAACGATGCGCGTTTGGGATAATGTGACAGGAGACCGCCGGCAGGAAATTGTGTTCATCGGCAATGAAATGGATGCAGAAGCCCTGACCGAGACGCTGGACAAGTGCCTGCTGACCGATGCGGAGTTGGTCCGTGGTGCAGACGTTTGGAGCGACCATGTGTTCTTTTCTTAAAGCAGGCGTGTCAGCAGTGTACGATATGTTGCAGGCTTCCAGTCAATAAATGCGTACAAGTGTATGAAAAGAGTCCCCGTTCATTTGATTACAGGTTTTCTCGGTGCCGGCAAAACTACGTTCTTGAATCATTTTATTCGGGAAAGATTGCCGGAGAGAATTTTTGTTATTGAAAATGAATGCGGGGCGACCAATGTAGACGGTGCGTTGGTCGTGGATGGGGTAGAAGAAGTGGCGGAGCTGAGCGCTGGATGCCTTTGCTGTTCATTGGCAGATGGTCTCCTGGATATTCTGGAAGAGGCGAGCAAACGTACCGATCAATATGACCGACTGGTAATAGAAACCACGGGCATCGCTGATCCCAGCTCGATCGTACAGGTCTTCCTGCAATACCCTGCTGTAGAGCGGGTTTTTGAATTACAACAAGTCATCTGTCTTGTAGATGTAGGGCAGGTTGAAGCATGGATGGCTGAAGCAAAAGAAGCCTTGCGGCAGGTTGCGGTTGCTGATGTGTTGCTGATAAACAAAAGTGACACGGTGCCGCAGCATGAAGTGGAGCGTATAGCTGGCGTACTAAGAGGTATAAATCCCAATGCCAGTACGCTTACTGGACAGCAAGGAAATTTTTCTGTGAGCGAAATACTGGATATTGGTACAACCAAACCCGAAACCGTCGAGCAGAAAACACCTGCGCGCCACTACCATGAATATGCAGACGCTGGAAGTAACGGACACAAAATTACAACGCTAACCCTCACGTTTTCCGGCCCGCTTGATCTAAATCAACTGATGCTCGATCTCAACCGGATTGTGCACCTGTTCCGTGACCAGATTTACAGAGTGAAAGGGTTTATCGCCATTCCTCGCTACCCCAATCGCGTTATTCTACAATCAGCCAGAAGTGCTTTTATCGCGACAGATGGGAGTCCGTGGGAAGATGAACATAACCGAGAAGGGAAGCTGGTCTTTATAGGCCGGGAATTGAAAAGGAAGCCTTTAGAGAAAATGTTCAATCGTCATTTAGTAAAATGAGATAGATCAACAATGAAAGACTACACTACCCACACCAGTATGTCTGAATCAAATCCGGTTAGGGCTTTCCGTGCTATTGCTGTTCTGATGATGCTCTTCGGATTGCTTACAGCTTGCACGTCGGGGCAATCCAAAGACCGTGTTGACCCCGGCTCCCTTCTGGGCCAGGGCTTTGGCATCGAGCGTGCAACGCTATATGTAGACAATTTGGAAGATGCCCGCGACTATTTCACCGACTCGCTTGGGTTTAACATTCGAAATAAAGACGCTTTCGGGGCAAGTGCTTTTAAAGGCATGATGAACCTGCCTATATCCCTTCCTGACATGTCCTCCATTGATCTGGTTGCTGAGAACGATACGGTTGCCGTCGCCGGCAATGATGCCATGCTGCGCGACTTTTTAGGGAAAAGGGAGGGAGTAAGAATGTACGCGCTGTCGAGTTCTTCGGTAGACAGTACGCACCTGTGGATGTCATCCCGGGGATTCCGAATGGATTCGGTACGCTCGTATTGGTTGCCCAATCGGACATCACAATCGTCTGCGTGGTCCGCTGACAGCTCGCAGCGGTTCAATGTCGGGCTGGAAAACAGGCACCTGTCCGCACATCTTCCTGAATTTATACAAAGCGCCACGTTCCCTTATGATAACATGCATGAGTGGAACACCTACCATACGTTTCGACGGGCATATTCAGGACATCCCAATGGCGTGGTAGGATTGGCTGCGATACAACTTGTTGTGGACGATTTTGAGTCAGCGCAGCAAGCGTTTCAGCGGATGGGATTGCTTGACCTGGAGGCAAATCAAGCTGACAGTGTTGCGCGGTTCAGGCTCAAAAGAAATCAAGAGTTGCGGGTAACAACGCCATCCGGGCCGGAAGATGCCCCAACCCGATTCCTGGAAAACCAGGGAGCAGGAATTTTTGCACTCGTATTTGACGTAGAAGACCTAACAGCCACCTATGCGTACCTGAGCAAGCGATTGCCGGATGGAGCATTGGTAGGAGACTCATTGTCCAGTCAGTTGACTGTGTTGCACGACTATGCATTTGGGGTGCAGCTTACCTTTCAGCAAGAACCGGAAGGACAGGCTTTACTGGCTGAACAATTCAAACTGAATCCTGGATCAACGCTCGATAGCACCGCCCGGCAGCACGCAGAAGGGATGTATTTGAAATATTGTGCGTTGTGCCATGGCGACGACAGGGAGGGGTATGCAGCAGATTTTGCACCTTCTCTCCGGTCTCAATCATTGCTGGCCTCCTCGAAGTCTTCCAATTTCTTGCGCTATACCATTCAATATGGCCGTGCGAATACGGCGATGGCAGGGTATTACGAAGCACAGGGGGGACCCCTAGAATACATTGAGATCGAGCTCTTATTGAAGTGGTTGTACGAGGAAGCAGGTGTTGAAGACAATGTTAAAATCTCGCGAGATCCTGTTACGGGAGATGTCGCTCGTGGCGCTGAAATTTATGCTGCAATATGCGCGTCGTGTCATGGTGAAAAGGGGGAGGGCATTTCCGCACCGGCCCTGGGTAACCCCATGTTGCTGGCCACAGCAACAGATGGCTTCTTGCGATACGCCATCGCAGAAGGAAGAGATGGGACGCCGATGATTGCGTTTAAGGATAGTTTGAGCAGCGACGAAATAGACGCCGTCACTGCATTTTTAAGGAGCCGGGCTTCGGGCTGGGATGTGCCCAAACGGGATTCGATCACCGTCCCAGGCCCCGAAGCGTATGTGCTGAACCCGGATCGGCCGGCGCCGGCGTTTGAACTGCGCGATGGACTCTATGTCTCTGCTGAACAGGTTAATCAGGCGCTGCAAGATAGCCTGCGTTTTGTGTTGCTGGATGCGCGCTCCACGGTCGCATGGCGGCAGATGCATATCCCGGGTGCAGCCCCCGTCCCGTACTACGAAGAACCCGAAGCGTTTGTAGACGACATCCCCAACGACAGCACCTGGATTGTGGCGTATTGCGCGTGCCCCCATGCAGCTTCAGGACGCGTAATCAGGAAATTGAGAAACCATGGATTCAAGAACACGGCCATTCTTGATGAAGGGATTCTTGTTTGGGCCCAACTGGGTTATCCAGTGCAAAATGGGAATTAGGGATGGAAAAAAGTGTTATGTCGGGCATAAAACCTACCACAGGAACGGAGCGGCTGGTCGTACTGGATGCACTGCGCGGATTTGCGCTGTTTGGGATCCTGTTTGCCAATCTTTATAGCTTCATGGGCTTCAATACGATAAGCCCAACAGAACGCATGATGCTGCCGGTGGGCGATCGCGGGATGCTGTTTTTCATTGACTGGTTTATCGAAGGCAAATTCTACGGCATTTTCTCCATCCTTTTTGGGGTTGGCTTTGCCCTTCAGGCTGAACGCTTTCGCGCCAGATCGGCAAATTTCTTCTCCTATTGGTATCGCAGGATGGTTGTGCTCTGCTGCATCGGTTTGATGCACATGTTCCTTATCTGGAACGGAGACATCTTGACGCTTTATGCCGTTTTGGGGATGTTTTTGCCCTTATTTTTAAACCTCTCAGATCGAGCGCTGCTGCGCTGGATTTTGGTGTTGTTGTCGATTCCGCTTGTTATCCACGGCATACTGTATTTTACCTACGATGCTCCGTTTTGGGGTGTGATGTCTCGTTTGTCGGCAGATCTGCAAGGCCAGTGGGGATACGCGGATCGGACACTTTTTGAGATGCGAACGTCCGATGCACCGGTACATGTCTTCCTTATTAATGTCTTGAAGGCTATACCTCGACCGATGAGTTACTTGCTGTCGGGGCGTTATTTTCAGGTACTGGGACTTTTCCTGATAGGTCTGCTGCTTGCGCGGCACTGGCTGCCCAAACTGCGTAATAACGACATCGCAGTGCCACGTGCGGCTGTTTGGATAGGAGGATTGGGTTTAGTTGCCGGCTTCGGCTATGCCTGGACCAAGTTTACGACCGGGTCTTACTTCGGCGTGGATCCTGTTGGTTTGCTGCAAGGATTGACCAATCACATTGGTTCGACAAGTTTGGCCTTGGGGATCGCAATGTTATTTGTGTACACCTGGGCGTCTGGTCGAGCAAGTATTGTGTTCCGCAATTTGGCGTTGCTTGGACGCATGGCATTGACGAACTACATCTTTCAGAATATCATTGCCGTGCTCCTGTTTTTTGGCTATGGACTTGGATTGATGAACAAGGTACCTTATGCGTTTATTCCGCTGGTTGCATTTGGCATACTGGCTGCACAATGGGCCTTCAGCCGGGCATGGCTTAGACGGTTTAAGCAGGGTCCCTTGGAATTTATATGGCGAAAGCTTTCGTACCGCAAAGAAAAGCAATCAGTAGAGGCATGAGCGGATGCAGGTTGTGCACCCTTTTTGTCTGCAATGCCGTAGACCCGTGCCAAGGAGCTGCATGGCATCCAGTTGATTTCAAACATTGAAAATGGTTCATGGGTTTGCTTTGCCCTTGTAAGTCTATCTAGTGTGTTTTAGACTACACACATATTTTTTCGATACCACCCCACTATGCCCACACACGCTACTCGAAAATGCTATGTGCTCTTGCTGCTATGGGCCGTTCTGGCTTTAGTAGCAAACCCTGTTTTACATGCATTTTTGCATAGCCACGCTGAAATCCATAATGATAGCTGCGAGGATGGAGCAGGGAATACTTCTGATGCGTCTTGGGTGTCCGACAACCTGTGTCTTTACTGTGATGCCGTATCGGTTGCCGCTACAACCGTAATGGCGCGTGAATCAGTTCCGATAGTGTGGCAGGACAATGTTGCCACCCCTTTACTATTAAAGACAGATCTCCGTTTTCATTTTTCGACACGCCTGAGAGCACCTCCTACCCACATCTAATATAGCTCCCTTTTTCTTGCCGAGATTTACCCGAAGCCTATCGGGAGAGGTACGTCACAGACTGATGGTAATGCATCAAATTGACGCGGTATTAGAAGGTCCCAAACGAGCCCATCCCTTAATTAATGCACACTAAGTGGGCGCATAACGTCTGCGGTTATTTCAAAATCGCTGTTGTTCGTCCCGGTCTCGTGCTTGCAGCTATTATTTCGCTGCTGCATCCAACTATCCTTCCTGAACACGAGACTGTCTACTTCGACTTCTTTGAAAAGCCATGAGTCTACGCCTTTTCCTGTTTATGAGCCTGATTCCCTTTTTGTTGGGTTGTAAGCCTGCTACGTCTACCTCGGAAACGTCTCTTGCCTGGGAGGGGCAATCGGGTGTGCCTGCAACCAACCTGGTGGATGCCTGTGTTGAAGCGTATGATGCTTCTGTAGATTACTTTCCCGAACAAGTTGAACTCCAGTATGCAGATCGTTTTCGGGTAAGCTACCACAAACATTATAAGGTGTTGAAGGCTAATGTCGCCGGCTCTGAGTGGGGCCCGGATGTGTCTGACACCGTTGTGCTGGTGCAATGTGGAACGCCTGCTCCTCCGCTGGAAGGCGAGCTTGAAGGTGCTGCAGTGGTACAGGTGCCCGTTCGGACGTTTGCTTCTAATGAAGATGGCAGCATTGCGCGAGCGTCTCACCTGGGATATGTGGACCGCGTTACTGGTATGGCGGGTGGCGGTATTTTTAATCCTGTGCTGCGCCAAAAATGGGAGGATGGCGCGCTCCTCAGCGTTGGTGAATCGTTCCACGGTCCGCCCAACTTTGAGATCATACTAGCCGATCAACCGGGTGCTGTTTTTCTCTTTACTTCCAGCCTTAACCATACTGAGGCCCTGGATAAAGGCCGTGCGTTGGGGCTAGCAACAGTACCAGTTGTCGGCTGGGGAGAACCAACAATTCTGGGGCAGGCGGAATGGATTAAACATACGGCGTTATTCCTCAACGCAGAAGCAGCAGCAAATTCCTATTTCGCGGATGTTGC
Proteins encoded:
- a CDS encoding DUF1826 domain-containing protein encodes the protein MHIFETASLQALPSFPRRPDQLAIVKREMPDGADAFFQQLMQTPFGVIGQVFKESARDDIQYILEGDIPAALQADPFYVHWLADMAAVCSVFADTLGLESTGFYLGTERGCRRYHIDSVPLRALVTYAGKGTEYLPDEAADRQAYADGKPNEEILKDPTAIRFVDPWNVVVFRGGPNGLLHRTPDAALSGPSILLRLDHPKFWEKMLTTQQKEEAWLSKEVQPTITSIYLPD
- a CDS encoding GTP-binding protein — encoded protein: METSEQIHPDQSFSPLPVTVLSGFLGAGKTTLLNRILSNREGLRVAVIVNDMSEINVDAALVQSGETALRRTDERLVEMSNGCICCTLREDLLIEVQNLAKEGAFDYLLIESSGISEPLPVAETFTFEDESGVSLSEWATLDTMVSVVDASGFFEELRSIERLKDRGLEIGEEDERTIAELLIDQVEFADVILLNKIETVTTEDKDLVRQTLKRLNPRAQIYETQYSDVPLDKVVGTELFDFAVASESAGWLQEMRGTHVPETEEYGISSFVYRARLPFNPDRLHEFFRSKWPGVLRSKGVFWIASMPQMMLVWSHAGRFKNWNAVGNWWADVPRERWPQDPYMQDETMRVWDNVTGDRRQEIVFIGNEMDAEALTETLDKCLLTDAELVRGADVWSDHVFFS
- a CDS encoding GTP-binding protein produces the protein MKRVPVHLITGFLGAGKTTFLNHFIRERLPERIFVIENECGATNVDGALVVDGVEEVAELSAGCLCCSLADGLLDILEEASKRTDQYDRLVIETTGIADPSSIVQVFLQYPAVERVFELQQVICLVDVGQVEAWMAEAKEALRQVAVADVLLINKSDTVPQHEVERIAGVLRGINPNASTLTGQQGNFSVSEILDIGTTKPETVEQKTPARHYHEYADAGSNGHKITTLTLTFSGPLDLNQLMLDLNRIVHLFRDQIYRVKGFIAIPRYPNRVILQSARSAFIATDGSPWEDEHNREGKLVFIGRELKRKPLEKMFNRHLVK
- a CDS encoding c-type cytochrome; the protein is MKDYTTHTSMSESNPVRAFRAIAVLMMLFGLLTACTSGQSKDRVDPGSLLGQGFGIERATLYVDNLEDARDYFTDSLGFNIRNKDAFGASAFKGMMNLPISLPDMSSIDLVAENDTVAVAGNDAMLRDFLGKREGVRMYALSSSSVDSTHLWMSSRGFRMDSVRSYWLPNRTSQSSAWSADSSQRFNVGLENRHLSAHLPEFIQSATFPYDNMHEWNTYHTFRRAYSGHPNGVVGLAAIQLVVDDFESAQQAFQRMGLLDLEANQADSVARFRLKRNQELRVTTPSGPEDAPTRFLENQGAGIFALVFDVEDLTATYAYLSKRLPDGALVGDSLSSQLTVLHDYAFGVQLTFQQEPEGQALLAEQFKLNPGSTLDSTARQHAEGMYLKYCALCHGDDREGYAADFAPSLRSQSLLASSKSSNFLRYTIQYGRANTAMAGYYEAQGGPLEYIEIELLLKWLYEEAGVEDNVKISRDPVTGDVARGAEIYAAICASCHGEKGEGISAPALGNPMLLATATDGFLRYAIAEGRDGTPMIAFKDSLSSDEIDAVTAFLRSRASGWDVPKRDSITVPGPEAYVLNPDRPAPAFELRDGLYVSAEQVNQALQDSLRFVLLDARSTVAWRQMHIPGAAPVPYYEEPEAFVDDIPNDSTWIVAYCACPHAASGRVIRKLRNHGFKNTAILDEGILVWAQLGYPVQNGN
- a CDS encoding DUF418 domain-containing protein, whose amino-acid sequence is MEKSVMSGIKPTTGTERLVVLDALRGFALFGILFANLYSFMGFNTISPTERMMLPVGDRGMLFFIDWFIEGKFYGIFSILFGVGFALQAERFRARSANFFSYWYRRMVVLCCIGLMHMFLIWNGDILTLYAVLGMFLPLFLNLSDRALLRWILVLLSIPLVIHGILYFTYDAPFWGVMSRLSADLQGQWGYADRTLFEMRTSDAPVHVFLINVLKAIPRPMSYLLSGRYFQVLGLFLIGLLLARHWLPKLRNNDIAVPRAAVWIGGLGLVAGFGYAWTKFTTGSYFGVDPVGLLQGLTNHIGSTSLALGIAMLFVYTWASGRASIVFRNLALLGRMALTNYIFQNIIAVLLFFGYGLGLMNKVPYAFIPLVAFGILAAQWAFSRAWLRRFKQGPLEFIWRKLSYRKEKQSVEA
- a CDS encoding ABC transporter substrate-binding protein translates to MSLRLFLFMSLIPFLLGCKPATSTSETSLAWEGQSGVPATNLVDACVEAYDASVDYFPEQVELQYADRFRVSYHKHYKVLKANVAGSEWGPDVSDTVVLVQCGTPAPPLEGELEGAAVVQVPVRTFASNEDGSIARASHLGYVDRVTGMAGGGIFNPVLRQKWEDGALLSVGESFHGPPNFEIILADQPGAVFLFTSSLNHTEALDKGRALGLATVPVVGWGEPTILGQAEWIKHTALFLNAEAAANSYFADVADRYLALKDRVAAQERRPVTIWGGPLSQGGRWWIEAGSWMAQALEDAGGHNPFLPDSGETAITLSTEAVLAQATDAEFWLTEHVALETLGAAGTLETIPAFREGRVYHIHKRAAPENDAYDWYETALVRPDLVLQDLVSILHTELLPDHELFFLQNIR